Genomic segment of Planctomycetota bacterium:
GATATAGAAGACGCTTGACAGTATGATTCCCAGCGTGGGCATCAAGGCCTTGCCTGAATCAGCCGGAAAAAACCAGAGAGGTTCTATTCCTATTGGGTATGACAGGGCGATGACAAAGCCGATGGTAATGATGATTATCTGGACTATCATTTATGATCAGATATTTAAATAAACTGTTTAATCGCCTCGGGGATATAGTCCATAATATCGGTAGCTATCAGGGAATGCTCGGTGAATTTTTTAGCGGCCATATCGCCGGCCAGCCCGTGTAGATAGACGGCCAGTTGGGACGCCTCAAACGGGCTGAGTTTCTGGGCCACAAACGAGGCAATCATTCCGGTCAGGACATCGCCGCTGCCGGCCGTGGCCATGCCGGGATTGCCGGTGGTGTTGATATAGATATTTTCGCCGTCTGTGACAATGGTTTTATAGCCCTTGAGAATGACGATGCTTTTCAGCCGCTTGGCGGCCTCGACTGCGCTGTCCATCCGGTTAAACTGTATTTTAGTCGGAGTGGTTTTTAACAACCGGGCCATTTCAGCTGCATGGGGCGTGAGAATCGCTGAACGCATTTTTCCGATGATTTTAATGTTGTTTACCAGGGCATTGATGCCGTCCGCATCTATTACAGCCGGGCAGGTGAAAAGCGGTAATACCGAACGGACGAATTCCATTGTTTGGGGGTGGCGCGAGAGTCCTGGACCGATTCCCACCGCATCAACATCGCCGAGAGTTAATTCCCATTTACTTGGGCTGGGAAATTGTAATAATGAT
This window contains:
- a CDS encoding NAD(P)H-hydrate dehydratase encodes the protein MKIIKKLPVIKSRRPDTHKGDYGKVLIIAGSRGMSGAAYLSAQSAIRSGAGLVYLAIPSSQQPILATKLTCVITQALAETTEGTVSKKAIDDIKSLLQFPSPSKWELTLGDVDAVGIGPGLSRHPQTMEFVRSVLPLFTCPAVIDADGINALVNNIKIIGKMRSAILTPHAAEMARLLKTTPTKIQFNRMDSAVEAAKRLKSIVILKGYKTIVTDGENIYINTTGNPGMATAGSGDVLTGMIASFVAQKLSPFEASQLAVYLHGLAGDMAAKKFTEHSLIATDIMDYIPEAIKQFI